The nucleotide sequence CCCATATCCCCGTTAAATACATTATTGTCCGGTTGATTCACTAGCTGTAGTACTTTGTCTCCGATACGGTAAATCGTATCACCGAAAACAAGTTCCTTTCTTGTCCCATCATTTGGATTGACAAGCTGCTGAATTTCTTTGTTTAAATTATCGATGCCTGCAGGACCTTTGTACATCGGCGCCAACACTTGAATATCTCGAATTGCCTGTCCTTTTGCAAGCGCACCTTTTACAACTTGAGTGACAACGCTCGTTACTTGTCCGGCTCCTGCCTGAATAAACGAACGGTCCGTTGTTTTTGCAGTCAATGTATCCGGGACTTTGCCTTTTTTAATTTGGTGAGCCATTTCGATAATTGTAGATCCTTCAGCCTGACGGTAAATATCCGTTAATTCAACAGTCGGAATTTGTTTGGATGCAAGCAAATCCTTTAATACTTGCCCTGGTCCAACAGGCGGTAACTGATCCTGGTCCCCTACAAAAACGACCTGTACATCTTCATGCAGTGCTTTTAAAAGCTGATGTGCCAGCCACGTATCCACCATAGACATCTCATCGATAATGATGAGTCGCCCTACAACTTCGCGCTCTGTTTCTTCATCCTTTTCCTGCCCATTAAACCCTAATAAACGGTGTATTGTCATTGCAGGTAAGCCAGTCGATTCCGCGAGTCTTTTCGCTGCGCGTCCTGTAGGTGCTGCAAGGACAATCGGAAACGGTTCCTCTTTTTCGGCATACGTTTTTGGATTTAATGATAACCCGTGAAGCTCCGCATATACTTCGACCAAACCTCGGACAACGGTCGTTTTTCCCGTCCCCGGTCCACCTGTTAAAATCATCACCGCGGAATTGATCGCCGTCTCAATCGCCTGTGCCTGTGTAGGTGCATATGTCACATCATACTGTTCTTCAATATCGCCAATCGCTTTTCGAATTTCATCTTTCGAAAAACTTTCGGCCATTTTATTTTTTTCTTTCAGTTCATTAATCTTGCTTGCAATGCCCACTTCACTGAAATAAAGTGAAGGCAAGTACATGCGTGTTTCTTCACCGCATATTTTCGAATCCTCTCGCATTTCGATAGCCGCTTTCGAAATCGCTTCATATGGAATTTCAATGCGCTGACTTTGTTCAAGTATATCTTTCACCATCGGAAGCACCATTTCCGCATCCAAATAAACATGTCCTTCAGATAATGCTGCATTCGTCAGTACATGAAAAATCGCTGCTTTTATTCGATCCGGATGATTCCCTGTTATCCCGAGCTTTGCACCTAGTTCATCCGCACGTATGAATCCGACCCCTTCCACTTCCTCAATCAATCGGTAAGGGTTTTCTGTCAGCAGCTGAATTGTTTCTTCACGATACGCCTGATAAATTTTCATCCCGAGCTGTGGTCCGAAGCCCCAATCGTTCAGCCGTACCATCACCCGTTCCAATCCAAGGTTTTCCTCGATCGTTTGGCGAATATGTAATTTCTTTTCAGCAGATAAGCGGGGAACAGCATCAAGTGCTGATGGATCCTCCAGTATTTTTGTGAGGGCATCCATTCCAAGCTTTTCAACGATTGTCTCTGCCGTTTTTCTGCCGACCCCTGTAAACAAGTCACTTGATAAATAATGGACGATCCCCTGCTCTGTTGTCGGCACTTCTTTTTCAAATGTGTCAATTTGAAATTGCATCCCGTATTTTGGATGACTTTTTAACTGCCCAGTAAAGCGGTATAGTTCATCATTTACTAATTGAGGAAAATAGCCAACTACGATGATTTCTTTTTCGTCATACTGAATATTTGTTTCTTGAATTTTGACACGAACAATGGAGTACATATTCGTTGAATTATGAAAAATTGTTACAATTGGTCGACCTAAAATAAAGAGCTTATTTACGTCAAACAAATTTAGATTTTCCGCCATTTTCATGCCACGCTTTCTTATAAATTGTAAGCCCATTTTATCATACCGATTAAAGCATGTCCTACAATAATGCAAACAAGCCATCACGTCTGATTTTTCTATTAATTTAGCACACTAAAATGTTATGATACGTATAGAATGTAAGAGAAAGTAGTGAAGAACATGAATTTTAGACCTTGTATTGATTTACACGACGGAAAAGTGAAGCAAATTGTCGGGAGCACTCTTGGCTATGACAATAAAGAAGTAGTTGAAAATTTCACTTCTGACCAGGATTCCTCGTTTTACGCTTCATTATTTTTGCAAAACAAACTGACGGGCGGACATGTTATCATGCTAGGTCCCGGCAATGAAGAAGCGGCGATTTCTGCATTGGAAGCATATCCGAACGGTCTTCAAATAGGCGGTGGAATTACTGCAGACAATGCACAAAAATATATCGATGCTGGTGCCTCGCATGTCATTGTGACATCTTATATTTTTCATGACGGGCAGCTAGATATGGATCGTCTGCAGCAATTAGTAAAAAAAATCGGCAAAGAAAAACTTGTCCTAGATCTGAGCTGTCGAAAACGTGATGGTAAATGGTATGTTGTAACAGATAAATGGACAAAATTCAG is from Solibacillus isronensis and encodes:
- the recD2 gene encoding SF1B family DNA helicase RecD2, which produces MAENLNLFDVNKLFILGRPIVTIFHNSTNMYSIVRVKIQETNIQYDEKEIIVVGYFPQLVNDELYRFTGQLKSHPKYGMQFQIDTFEKEVPTTEQGIVHYLSSDLFTGVGRKTAETIVEKLGMDALTKILEDPSALDAVPRLSAEKKLHIRQTIEENLGLERVMVRLNDWGFGPQLGMKIYQAYREETIQLLTENPYRLIEEVEGVGFIRADELGAKLGITGNHPDRIKAAIFHVLTNAALSEGHVYLDAEMVLPMVKDILEQSQRIEIPYEAISKAAIEMREDSKICGEETRMYLPSLYFSEVGIASKINELKEKNKMAESFSKDEIRKAIGDIEEQYDVTYAPTQAQAIETAINSAVMILTGGPGTGKTTVVRGLVEVYAELHGLSLNPKTYAEKEEPFPIVLAAPTGRAAKRLAESTGLPAMTIHRLLGFNGQEKDEETEREVVGRLIIIDEMSMVDTWLAHQLLKALHEDVQVVFVGDQDQLPPVGPGQVLKDLLASKQIPTVELTDIYRQAEGSTIIEMAHQIKKGKVPDTLTAKTTDRSFIQAGAGQVTSVVTQVVKGALAKGQAIRDIQVLAPMYKGPAGIDNLNKEIQQLVNPNDGTRKELVFGDTIYRIGDKVLQLVNQPDNNVFNGDMGEVISIIRAKETVEKQDLLIVSYDGIEVTYQRADLNQITLAYCCSIHKSQGSEFQTVIMPIVRGYSKMLRRNLLYTGITRAKNFLILCGEPDVLANGLAKTDDLTRLTTLKARLNPEFITAEKTEELPETEEVKASVKEVKQNPSTEQLGLLNVSASHKIGETLPNHLTAETAPYIHPLIGMANISPYDFNEE
- the hisA gene encoding phosphoribosylformimino-5-aminoimidazole carboxamide ribotide isomerase translates to MNFRPCIDLHDGKVKQIVGSTLGYDNKEVVENFTSDQDSSFYASLFLQNKLTGGHVIMLGPGNEEAAISALEAYPNGLQIGGGITADNAQKYIDAGASHVIVTSYIFHDGQLDMDRLQQLVKKIGKEKLVLDLSCRKRDGKWYVVTDKWTKFSDFEVNAQSIKKIEEYCDELLIHAVDVEGKRSGMQEDLVRDLAEWTSIPTTYAGGVRSIDDLKKFESLSNGKLHVTIGSALSIFGGDLDFQTVVNYCEGIE